A part of Haliotis asinina isolate JCU_RB_2024 chromosome 10, JCU_Hal_asi_v2, whole genome shotgun sequence genomic DNA contains:
- the LOC137298409 gene encoding uncharacterized protein translates to MDEMDFIFESPQKKDVDTEALKLATQSVQNLEQLRLKVKSSAVKYSDGVSVKIRSTLDELRDIKSEVEGSCENYVAMSINEHPLQDLRQLTLMHVPSSLTSEVKDKFTALLSQAFEGRAKKVLSAVLLTCPWYAASQRERGEQARHNIILVVYLGHDDQFFTPANQHNQIEGKVIDLGWLQAVELSHFGHFLAKGRTRFVESVLNDPQAVLYASPEWTALTTTLQHTQVMGCRGFVEASRGQAVGGISKKRKTGGLKLKDTTTFFQLCESCRLLHHLERIVAGRSVCCQVEEDDLSDIARRALGVLKSMYQEGGGTKHEFFPILVKWKEEIDPQLKSFQFTKAAGLEQIIGGWMATTRLQGRQLIPLKCIEDQHSSLVKLMDMIGGPVRKMEPSQILLVARAGSYMYGLSTPDSDVDYMVVYAEPNMNVLSACNHLTESVENRGPNKQFEYGAYEARLFCEMVMKASVVILELIFTDSHEYMSPAWKALSEKKSQFVTERGIQQYLGLIKNNFNMIESQKHIGSGRDRKLFYQIFHKLDSVNYMARGDCPPVRCEGEIRDFIMRVRTQPLEGDLERETLHQLARAKFNTLVDDLSRRENRLAENTDYRLMLNWLKAVRGLGS, encoded by the exons ATGGATGAGATGGACTTCATATTTGAAAG tCCCCAGAAAAAGGATGTGGACACTGAAGCCCTGAAGCTGGCCACACAGTCAGTACAAAATCTTGAACAACTTCGACTTAAGGTGAAGAGTTCTGCAGTGAAATACAGTGATGGAG TGTCTGTGAAGATACGATCAACACTTGATGAACTGCGTGACATCAAGTCTGAGGTGGAGGGAAGCTGTGAGAACTATGTGGCGATGTCCATTAACGAACATCCCTTGCAGGACCTCCGACAGCTCACATTGATGCATGTGCCCAGCTCACTGACATCAGAGGTCAAGGACAAATTCACTGCTCTGTTGTCACAGGCATTTGAAG GGCGGGCCAAAAAGGTGCTGTCGGCAGTGTTATTGACATGTCCATGGTATGCAGCATCACAGCGGGAGCGAGGGGAGCAGGCGCGACACAACATCATCCTGGTGGTTTACCTGGGTCATGATGACCAGTTCTTCACACCGGCCAATCAACACAATCAGATAGAAGGGAAGGTCATCGACCTG GGCTGGTTACAAGCTGTGGAGCTGTCTCACTTCGGACACTTCCTGGCCAAGGGTCGGACTCGCTTTGTGGAGTCAGTGTTGAATGACCCACAGGCAGTGCTGTATGCTAGTCCAGAGTGGAcagctctaaccactacactacagcACACACAGGTCATGG GCTGCCGTGGATTTGTGGAGGCGTCTCGGGGGCAGGCGGTGGGTGGCATCAGCAAGAAGAGGAAGACGGGTGGCCTGAAGTTGAAGGACACAACCACCTTCTTCCAGCTGTGTGAGTCATGCAG ACTCCTGCATCACCTTGAGAGGATCGTAGCCGGTCGGTCGGTCTGTTGTCAGGTGGAAGAGGATGACTTGTCTGACATAGCCAGGAGAGCTCTGGGTGTCCTCAAGTCAATGTATCAG gAAGGTGGGGGTACCAAACATGAGTTTTTCCCCATCCTCGTCAAATGGAAGGAGGAGATTGATCCCCAACTCAAGTCTTTCCAGTTTACAAAGGCAGCGGGATTGGAACAAATCATTGGAGGCTGGATGGCTACGACTAGActacaggggagacaactcattcCTCTCAAAT GTATTGAGGACCAGCACTCTAGTCTGGTAAAGCTGATGGACATGATCGGAGGCCCAGTGAGGAAAATGGAGCCAAGCCAGATACTCCTTGTGGCCCGGGCAGGAAGTTACATGTATGGGTTGTCTACTCCTGACAGTGATGTAGACTACATGGTGGTGTATGCTGAaccaaatatg AATGTGTTATCAGCGTGTAACCACCTGACGGAGAGCGTGGAGAACAGAGGGCCCAATAAGCAGTTTGAGTATGGAGCATATGAGGCCCGGCTCTTCTGTGAGATGGTGATGAAAGCTAGTGTGGTTATTCTGGAG ctgATCTTCACAGACAGCCATGAATACATGAGTCCAGCATGGAAG GCCCTGTCAGAGAAGAAGTCCCAGTTTGTGACAGAGAGAGGCATCCAGCAATACCTGGGCCTCATCAAGAACAACTTCAATATGATTGAGAGTCAGAAACACATTGGCTCCGGCAGGGACAGAAAACTCTTCTATCAG ATATTCCACAAACTGGACAGTGTGAACTACATGGCACGAGGGGACTGCCCCCCGGTCAGGTGCGAAGGGGAGATAAGAGACTTTATCATGAGGGTCAGAACACAACCACTGGAG GGTGACCTTGAACGAGAGACACTCCATCAGTTGGCCAGAGCCAAGTTCAACACACTGGTGGATGATCTGTCCAGAAGGGAAAACAGACTGGCTGAAAACACAGACTACAGGCTGATGCTGAACTGGCTGAAGGCAGTCAGAGGTTTAGGCTCCTag